A genomic window from Vitis riparia cultivar Riparia Gloire de Montpellier isolate 1030 chromosome 18, EGFV_Vit.rip_1.0, whole genome shotgun sequence includes:
- the LOC117906210 gene encoding uncharacterized protein LOC117906210 gives MAIYSLKKKEKVTATTTTPTVSATMGMACTNPSCFFCIMKEPDSSVRRVGIKNCFKEIPLTDDQEHVLVLSGLFNIAMTQPDDPEFPSLGIFHCMASLISRSITDKDWLLRYQNVYIPYYAAHVIGSYTMNKVEFAEKAVESGVIPPLMELLRGKLTWVEQRVAVRALGHLASYERTFEAVAEYEKEVVELAMQLASTCLEVVYAEFVGVNDEKARLKYHGDLLTRGIGGMEMENRKAEEWASQLQCWSLYLLNCFAYKERAINLICRQEFLKDLCQMWGGLVNHTSPAGVGLIRILCYHKTGRKSIAESREVVESLCNLSRSSDDWQYVGVDCLLLLLRDQDTRYKVMEIAILFLVDLVELRSLGGRSYVGEAITRTLLLDYNQTRSKLKNNKVVQRALEEIWVLKLERKRRERMMSNEKVEERKVLISLIKQQGNQRCWLGEVEEAIVKYSEALELCPSRMRKERVVLYSNRAQCHLLLGDPDAVIRDATRALSLSTPPNSHGKSLWRRSQAYDMKGLAKESLMDCIMFINGCINSETTKRVKVPYFAARMISKQMEATWLFSTARSKLSSTQPNKVQESDDEDEGGNDEQQLDDMMRTMMENKNFKSGLSTIIEEPLIGKGESKRKLERAMLRNKAVVPPST, from the exons ATGGCCATATATTCTCttaagaaaaaggagaaagtgACTGCCACCACCACTACCCCAACCGTTTCCGCCACAATGGGCATGGCTTGCACCAATCCTTCTTGTTTTTTCTGTATCATGAAGGAACCAGACTCATCTGTTAGGAGAGTTGGAATCAAGAATTGCTTCAAGGAGATTCCCCTCACGGATGATCAAGAGCATGTTTTGGTGCTGAGTGGTCTCTTCAACATAGCCATGACTCAACCAGATGATCCTGAATTTCCTTCTCTCGGCATCTTCCACTGTATGGCGAGTTTGATTAGCCGATCCATCACTGACAAGGATTGGCTTCTCAGATATCAAAACGTTTATATTCCCTATTACGCAGCTCATGTTATTGGTTCTTACACCATGAACAAGGTCGAGTTCGCAGAGAAAGCTGTGGAATCAGGTGTGATTCCACCTTTGATGGAGCTTCTGAGAGGAAAGCTCACCTGGGTCGAGCAAAGAGTGGCGGTTCGAGCACTGGGTCATCTAGCTAGCTATGAAAGAACCTTCGAAGCAGTAGCGGAATACGAGAAAGAGGTGGTGGAGTTAGCCATGCAGTTGGCTTCTACCTGCCTTGAGGTGGTGTATGCAGAGTTTGTTGGGGTGAATGATGAGAAGGCGAGGTTGAAGTATCACGGCGACTTGCTTACAAGAGGCATTGGAGGGATGGAGATGGAGAATCGGAAGGCGGAGGAGTGGGCTAGCCAACTTCAATGCTGGTCTCTCTATCTTCTAAATTGCTTTGCCTACAAAGAGAGGGCCATAAATCTCATCTGCAGGCAAGAGTTTTTGAAGGATTTGTGTCAAATGTGGGGCGGATTGGTAAATCACACTTCGCCTGCAGGGGTGGGACTCATTAGAATTCTGTGTTACCATAAAACTGGAAGAAAAAGCATTGCAGAATCTAGAGAAGTTGTGGAAAGCCTCTGCAATCTCTCGAGATCTTCAGATGATTGGCAGTATGTGGGTGTCGATTGTCTTCTTTTGCTTCTCAGAGACCAAGATACAAGGTACAAAGTTATGGAGATTGCCATCTTGTTTCTTGTTGACTTAGTTGAACTGAGAAGCCTAGGAGGAAGATCATACGTGGGTGAAGCAATCACAAGAACCCTCCTCCTAGATTATAATCAAACCAGATCAAAGCTGAAGAACAACAAAGTTGTTCAAAGAGCACTGGAAGAAATATGGGTTTTGAAGTTAGAGaggaagaggagagagagaatgaTGTCTAACGAAAAAGTAGAAGAGAGAAAGGTCCTAATTAGTCTGATAAAACAACAAGGAAACCAGAGGTGCTGGTTAGGAGAGGTTGAAGAAGCTATAGTCAAGTACAGTGAAGCTCTGGAGTTGTGTCCATCAAGGATGAGAAAAGAGAGAGTTGTACTTTACAGCAACAGGGCCCAATGTCATTTGCTGCTGGGAGACCCAGATGCAGTCATTAGAGACGCAACGCGAGCTCTTAGCCTCTCCACACCTCCAAACTCTCACGGCAAAAGCCTCTGGAGAAGATCACAAGCTTATGACATGAAAGGGTTGGCTAAAGAGAGCTTGATGGACTGCATAATGTTCATCAATGGCTGCATCAACTCTGAGACCACCAAGCGTGTCAAGGTCCCTTACTTCGCAGCCCGTATGATCAGCAAACAAATGGAAGCCACGTGGCTATTTTCCACTGCTCGGTCAAAGTTATCAAGCACACAACCTAACAAAGTACAAGAATCGGACGATGAGGATGAGGGTGGCAATGACGAGCAGCAACTGGATGACATGATGAGGACCATGATGgagaacaaaaatttcaaatctg GTCTGTCCACCATTATAGAAGAACCTTTGATCGGAAAGGGTGAGAGTAAGAGAAAGCTGGAAAGGGCAATGCTAAGAAACAAGGCTGTCGTGCCTCCCTCGACCTAG
- the LOC117907641 gene encoding uncharacterized protein LOC117907641, with protein sequence MERKQGFFSALKQEVVRGLSPGRSRARCESPMSRLRRRSKKQNQVPQPDLLIGRSGNLRPVETLSPLMEGPDPDGSECGDSRVEGGWGQWMKGQLSRAPSVSSSAYKGSDDLRLLLGVMGAPLAPVHVSSTDPLPHLSIKNTPIETSSAQYILQQYTAASGGQKLQSSIHNAYAMGKVKMLAAEFETANKVIKTRNSSKAAEGGFVLWQMNPDMWYVELALGGSKVHAGSNGNLVWRHTPWLGAHAAKGPVRPLRRALQGLDPRTTASMFTNARCIGEKRINGDDCFILKLCADPVTLKARSEGPAEIIRHVLLGYFSQKTGLLVHLEDSHLTRIQTNGGDAAYWETTINSFLDDYRPVEGIMIAHSGRSVVTLFRFGETAMSHTKTKMEEAWSIEEVAFNVPGLSLDCFIPPAELRFGSVSESCEFPQGERVKTAVAAAAAAAYRAKVAALEKSHESNVNKIIWKMDV encoded by the exons ATGGAGAGAAAACAAGGGTTCTTCTCGGCACTGAAGCAAGAAGTGGTGAGAGGCTTGTCGCCAGGGAGGTCGAGAGCGAGGTGTGAGTCACCCATGTCGCGCCTGCGgcggaggagtaagaagcagaaCCAAGTGCCGCAGCCGGATCTGTTGATTGGGAGATCCGGGAATCTGAGGCCGGTGGAGACACTGTCCCCATTGATGGAAGGGCCGGATCCGGACGGGTCGGAGTGTGGAGATTCAAGAGTTGAAGGAGGGTGGGGGCAGTGGATGAAGGGTCAGCTGTCCAGGGCTCCATCGGTTTCGTCATCTGCTTACAAAGGGTCCGATGATCTGCGGTTGCTGCTGGGGGTCATGGGTGCACCCCTTGCTCCGGTTCACGTTAGCTCCACCGACCCTTTGCCTCATCTCAGCATAAAAAATACCCCCATT GAAACTTCATCTGCTCAGTACATATTACAGCAATATACAGCAGCTTCAGGTGGGCAAAAGCTTCAAAGCTCCATCCACAATGCTTATGCTATGGGAAAAGTGAAGATGTTAGCTGCTGAGTTTGAGACAGCTAACAAAGTCATAAAAACCCGGAATTCCTCCAAAGCTGCCGAGGGTGGGTTTGTGCTGTGGCAGATGAATCCAGACATGTGGTATGTAGAGCTTGCACTTGGTGGTAGCAAGGTTCATGCTGGTTCCAATGGGAATCTTGTGTGGAGGCACACACCATGGCTCGGTGCACACGCTGCAAAAGGGCCTGTTAGGCCTTTACGGCGAGCACTTCAG GGTCTTGACCCGAGGACCACTGCAAGCATGTTTACCAATGCAAGATGCATTGGAGAGAAGAGAATCAATGGTGACGATTGCTTCATCCTCAAGCTGTGTGCAGATCCTGTGACACTGAAAGCAAGGAGTGAAGGGCCAGCAGAGATCATAAGACATGTTTTGTTGGGTTACTTCAGCCAGAAAACAGGACTTCTTGTTCATTTGGAAGACTCCCATTTAACTCGCATCCAAACTAATGGAGGCGATGCTGCATACTGGGAAACTACTATCAATTCATTCCTTGATGATTACAGGCCGGTAGAAGGAATTATGATTGCTCACTCAGGGCGTTCAGTAGTAACCCTTTTCAGATTTGGAGAAACTGCAATGAGCCACACTAAGACTAAGATGGAAGAAGCATGGAGCATCGAGGAAGTGGCATTCAATGTTCCGGGCTTATCGCTAGATTGTTTTATTCCACCAGCTGAACTAAGATTTGGTTCTGTCAGTGAGTCTTGTGAATTCCCTCAGGGTGAGAGAGTAAAGACTGCTGTGGCCGCAGCAGCGGCTGCTGCTTATCGAGCCAAAGTTGCAGCACTGGAGAAGTCGCATGAAAGCAATGTCAATAAGATAATCTGGAAGATGGATGTTTAA